The Trichomycterus rosablanca isolate fTriRos1 chromosome 15, fTriRos1.hap1, whole genome shotgun sequence genome contains a region encoding:
- the arl11 gene encoding ADP-ribosylation factor-like protein 11, with translation MGPSLRKQTHQPPQVILLGLDSAGKSTLLYRLHQGVIMETVPTIGFNIVNLKLDKKSVLTVWDVGGHESMRSNWKYYLEGCKALVYVVDASDHSRINEAKMALNIILSDHNLKDVPLMVLANKTDMQNSMTINDVSSGLDLKSCTNRDWEIQACSALQGLGLHQAFQSVAKMITKK, from the coding sequence ATGGGGCCCAGTTTACGGAAGCAAACCCATCAGCCTCCACAAGTGATTCTACTCGGCCTGGACTCAGCTGGAAAATCCACTTTGCTTTACAGGCTTCATCAAGGGGTCATCATGGAGACGGTGCCTACAATAGGCTTCAACATAGTTAACCTGAAGCTGGACAAAAAGTCAGTGCTGACTGTTTGGGATGTTGGTGGTCATGAAAGTATGCGATCCAACTGGAAGTACTATCTGGAAGGCTGCAAGGCATTGGTATATGTGGTGGATGCCAGTGACCATTCTAGAATAAATGAAGCAAAGATGGCACTAAATATTATCCTGAGTGACCACAACCTAAAAGATGTTCCACTCATGGTGCTGGCTAATAAAACGGACATGCAGAACTCCATGACAATTAATGATGTGTCCAGTGGGTTGGATTTGAAAAGTTGCACCAACAGGGATTGGGAAATCCAGGCATGCAGTGCTTTGCAAGGGCTGGGACTACATCAGGCTTTTCAGTCTGTGGCCAAAATGATAACGAAGAAATAA
- the rcbtb1 gene encoding RCC1 and BTB domain-containing protein 1 isoform X1: protein MCSVCSYISLISSRVASFRWSISCGAMVDTSKWPLFSLLSAQETSSIRKACIFGTSANEAIYVTHDDEVFVFGLNCSNCLGTGDSQSTVIPKKLDCLSGKKVVSLSYGSGPHVLLASEEGHLYAWGHNGYSQLGNGSTNQGVSPVNVSTNLQNKRVIEVACGSHHSLAQTHDGEVFAWGYNNCGQVGSGSTANQPVPRKVSNCLNSKAVVSIACGQTSSMAVTENGEVYGWGYNGNGQLGLGNNGNQLTPCRLQGLQGVCILQIACGYAHSLALTDEGLLYAWGANTYGQLGIGNKSNQLSPVQVMAEKERIVEIASCHSTHTSAGKTQSGRVYMWGQCRGQAIVLPHHTHLSSTDDVFACFSTPAVMWRLLSTEHDDFLTVAQALKKEFDSPETSDLKFSVDGRFIHVHKAVLKIRCEHFRSMFQSHWNEDIKEVVEIDQFSYPVYRSFLEFLYTDTVDLPPEDAIGLLDLATSYCENRLKRLCQHIIKRGITVENAFSLLAAAVRYDAEDLEEFCFKFCVNHLTEVTQTAAFWQIDGNMLKEFICRASRCGAFKN, encoded by the exons atgtgcaGTGTCTGTAGCTACATTTCCCTTATAAGTAGCAGGGTTGCATCTTTTCGTTGGAGCATCAGTTGTGGAGCCATGGTGGATACTAGCAAATGGCCTCTTTTCAGCCTTCTAAGCGCACAGGAGACTTCCTCTATACGGAAGGCCTGCATTTTTGGGACATCTGCCAACGAAGCCATCTACGTCACTCACGATGATGAG GTGTTTGTGTTTGGGCTGAACTGCAGTAACTGTTTGGGCACAGGGGACAGCCAGAGCACAGTTATCCCTAAAAAATTGGACTGTCTGAGTGGAAAGAAGGTGGTCAGTTTGAGCTATGGCAGTGGACCACATGTGCTTCTTGCTTCTGAGG AGGGGCACCTGTATGCCTGGGGACACAATGGATACAGTCAGCTAGGTAATGGGAGTACAAATCAGGGGGTGTCTCCTGTGAATGTGTCAACTAACCTGCAGAACAAGAGGGTGATTGAGGTGGCTTGTGGATCACATCATTCACTGGCCCAGACCCATGATGGCGAG GTGTTTGCTTGGGGTTATAATAACTGTGGTCAGGTGGGTTCAGGCTCCACCGCCAACCAGCCAGTACCACGTAAGGTCTCCAACTGCCTCAATAGCAAAGCGGTAGTCAGCATTGCTTGTGGCCAGACCTCCTCCATGGCAGTGACAGAAAACGGTGAG GTGTATGGTTGGGGCTATAATGGTAATGGACAGCTTGGGTTGGGGAATAATGGTAATCAGCTGACACCATGCCGTCTACAGGGACTTCAGGGTGTCTGCATTCTACAG ATTGCCTGTGGTTACGCCCACTCGCTGGCACTAACAGACGAAGGGCTTTTATATGCCTGGGGAGCCAACACATATGGTCAGCTCGGTATAGGCAACAAGAGCAATCAGCTCAGTCCTGTTCAGGTCATGGCTGAAAAAGAGAG GATTGTAGAAATAGCATCGTGccactccacacacacctcGGCAGGAAAGACTCAGAGTGGCCGGGTTTACATGTGGGGTCAGTGCAGAGGTCAGGCCATTGTTttgccccaccacacacacctcagcagcactgatgatgtgtttgcCTGCTTTTCCACCCCTGCAGTCATGTGGAGGCTGCTGTCCACAG AGCATGATGACTTCTTAACTGTGGCCCAGGCTCTGAAGAAAGAGTTTGACAGTCCCGAGACCTCAGACCTCAAGTTTAGCGTAGACGGAAGATTTATTCATGTCCATAAAGCAGTTCTTAAAATCAG ATGTGAACACTTTCGCTCCATGTTCCAATCTCACTGGAATGAAGATATAAAAGAGGTGGTTGAAATTGATCAGTTCTCCTACCCTGTCTACCGTTCTTTTCTCGAGTTCCTCTACACAGACACTGTAGATCTTCCTCCAGAGGATGCCATTG GACTGCTGGATTTGGCGACCTCATACTGTGAGAACAGGCTGAAGCGGCTGTGTCAGCACATTATAAAGAGGGGCATTACTGTAGAGAACGCCTTCTCCCTGCTCGCTGCTGCTGTCAGATATGATGCTGAG GACCTTGAGGAGTTCTGTTTCAAGTTTTGTGTAAACCACCTGACTGAGGTGACTCAGACTGCAGCATTCTGGCAGATTGATGGGAACATGCTGAAGGAGTTTATCTGCAGAGCCAGCCGCTGCGGAGCCTTCAAAAACTGA
- the rcbtb1 gene encoding RCC1 and BTB domain-containing protein 1 isoform X2, with protein sequence MVDTSKWPLFSLLSAQETSSIRKACIFGTSANEAIYVTHDDEVFVFGLNCSNCLGTGDSQSTVIPKKLDCLSGKKVVSLSYGSGPHVLLASEEGHLYAWGHNGYSQLGNGSTNQGVSPVNVSTNLQNKRVIEVACGSHHSLAQTHDGEVFAWGYNNCGQVGSGSTANQPVPRKVSNCLNSKAVVSIACGQTSSMAVTENGEVYGWGYNGNGQLGLGNNGNQLTPCRLQGLQGVCILQIACGYAHSLALTDEGLLYAWGANTYGQLGIGNKSNQLSPVQVMAEKERIVEIASCHSTHTSAGKTQSGRVYMWGQCRGQAIVLPHHTHLSSTDDVFACFSTPAVMWRLLSTEHDDFLTVAQALKKEFDSPETSDLKFSVDGRFIHVHKAVLKIRCEHFRSMFQSHWNEDIKEVVEIDQFSYPVYRSFLEFLYTDTVDLPPEDAIGLLDLATSYCENRLKRLCQHIIKRGITVENAFSLLAAAVRYDAEDLEEFCFKFCVNHLTEVTQTAAFWQIDGNMLKEFICRASRCGAFKN encoded by the exons ATGGTGGATACTAGCAAATGGCCTCTTTTCAGCCTTCTAAGCGCACAGGAGACTTCCTCTATACGGAAGGCCTGCATTTTTGGGACATCTGCCAACGAAGCCATCTACGTCACTCACGATGATGAG GTGTTTGTGTTTGGGCTGAACTGCAGTAACTGTTTGGGCACAGGGGACAGCCAGAGCACAGTTATCCCTAAAAAATTGGACTGTCTGAGTGGAAAGAAGGTGGTCAGTTTGAGCTATGGCAGTGGACCACATGTGCTTCTTGCTTCTGAGG AGGGGCACCTGTATGCCTGGGGACACAATGGATACAGTCAGCTAGGTAATGGGAGTACAAATCAGGGGGTGTCTCCTGTGAATGTGTCAACTAACCTGCAGAACAAGAGGGTGATTGAGGTGGCTTGTGGATCACATCATTCACTGGCCCAGACCCATGATGGCGAG GTGTTTGCTTGGGGTTATAATAACTGTGGTCAGGTGGGTTCAGGCTCCACCGCCAACCAGCCAGTACCACGTAAGGTCTCCAACTGCCTCAATAGCAAAGCGGTAGTCAGCATTGCTTGTGGCCAGACCTCCTCCATGGCAGTGACAGAAAACGGTGAG GTGTATGGTTGGGGCTATAATGGTAATGGACAGCTTGGGTTGGGGAATAATGGTAATCAGCTGACACCATGCCGTCTACAGGGACTTCAGGGTGTCTGCATTCTACAG ATTGCCTGTGGTTACGCCCACTCGCTGGCACTAACAGACGAAGGGCTTTTATATGCCTGGGGAGCCAACACATATGGTCAGCTCGGTATAGGCAACAAGAGCAATCAGCTCAGTCCTGTTCAGGTCATGGCTGAAAAAGAGAG GATTGTAGAAATAGCATCGTGccactccacacacacctcGGCAGGAAAGACTCAGAGTGGCCGGGTTTACATGTGGGGTCAGTGCAGAGGTCAGGCCATTGTTttgccccaccacacacacctcagcagcactgatgatgtgtttgcCTGCTTTTCCACCCCTGCAGTCATGTGGAGGCTGCTGTCCACAG AGCATGATGACTTCTTAACTGTGGCCCAGGCTCTGAAGAAAGAGTTTGACAGTCCCGAGACCTCAGACCTCAAGTTTAGCGTAGACGGAAGATTTATTCATGTCCATAAAGCAGTTCTTAAAATCAG ATGTGAACACTTTCGCTCCATGTTCCAATCTCACTGGAATGAAGATATAAAAGAGGTGGTTGAAATTGATCAGTTCTCCTACCCTGTCTACCGTTCTTTTCTCGAGTTCCTCTACACAGACACTGTAGATCTTCCTCCAGAGGATGCCATTG GACTGCTGGATTTGGCGACCTCATACTGTGAGAACAGGCTGAAGCGGCTGTGTCAGCACATTATAAAGAGGGGCATTACTGTAGAGAACGCCTTCTCCCTGCTCGCTGCTGCTGTCAGATATGATGCTGAG GACCTTGAGGAGTTCTGTTTCAAGTTTTGTGTAAACCACCTGACTGAGGTGACTCAGACTGCAGCATTCTGGCAGATTGATGGGAACATGCTGAAGGAGTTTATCTGCAGAGCCAGCCGCTGCGGAGCCTTCAAAAACTGA
- the rcbtb1 gene encoding RCC1 and BTB domain-containing protein 1 isoform X3 has translation MAVDHMCFLLLRISASFAFAEGHLYAWGHNGYSQLGNGSTNQGVSPVNVSTNLQNKRVIEVACGSHHSLAQTHDGEVFAWGYNNCGQVGSGSTANQPVPRKVSNCLNSKAVVSIACGQTSSMAVTENGEVYGWGYNGNGQLGLGNNGNQLTPCRLQGLQGVCILQIACGYAHSLALTDEGLLYAWGANTYGQLGIGNKSNQLSPVQVMAEKERIVEIASCHSTHTSAGKTQSGRVYMWGQCRGQAIVLPHHTHLSSTDDVFACFSTPAVMWRLLSTEHDDFLTVAQALKKEFDSPETSDLKFSVDGRFIHVHKAVLKIRCEHFRSMFQSHWNEDIKEVVEIDQFSYPVYRSFLEFLYTDTVDLPPEDAIGLLDLATSYCENRLKRLCQHIIKRGITVENAFSLLAAAVRYDAEDLEEFCFKFCVNHLTEVTQTAAFWQIDGNMLKEFICRASRCGAFKN, from the exons ATGGCAGTGGACCACATGTGCTTCTTGCTTCTGAGG ATCAGTGCATCCTTTGCCTTTGCAGAGGGGCACCTGTATGCCTGGGGACACAATGGATACAGTCAGCTAGGTAATGGGAGTACAAATCAGGGGGTGTCTCCTGTGAATGTGTCAACTAACCTGCAGAACAAGAGGGTGATTGAGGTGGCTTGTGGATCACATCATTCACTGGCCCAGACCCATGATGGCGAG GTGTTTGCTTGGGGTTATAATAACTGTGGTCAGGTGGGTTCAGGCTCCACCGCCAACCAGCCAGTACCACGTAAGGTCTCCAACTGCCTCAATAGCAAAGCGGTAGTCAGCATTGCTTGTGGCCAGACCTCCTCCATGGCAGTGACAGAAAACGGTGAG GTGTATGGTTGGGGCTATAATGGTAATGGACAGCTTGGGTTGGGGAATAATGGTAATCAGCTGACACCATGCCGTCTACAGGGACTTCAGGGTGTCTGCATTCTACAG ATTGCCTGTGGTTACGCCCACTCGCTGGCACTAACAGACGAAGGGCTTTTATATGCCTGGGGAGCCAACACATATGGTCAGCTCGGTATAGGCAACAAGAGCAATCAGCTCAGTCCTGTTCAGGTCATGGCTGAAAAAGAGAG GATTGTAGAAATAGCATCGTGccactccacacacacctcGGCAGGAAAGACTCAGAGTGGCCGGGTTTACATGTGGGGTCAGTGCAGAGGTCAGGCCATTGTTttgccccaccacacacacctcagcagcactgatgatgtgtttgcCTGCTTTTCCACCCCTGCAGTCATGTGGAGGCTGCTGTCCACAG AGCATGATGACTTCTTAACTGTGGCCCAGGCTCTGAAGAAAGAGTTTGACAGTCCCGAGACCTCAGACCTCAAGTTTAGCGTAGACGGAAGATTTATTCATGTCCATAAAGCAGTTCTTAAAATCAG ATGTGAACACTTTCGCTCCATGTTCCAATCTCACTGGAATGAAGATATAAAAGAGGTGGTTGAAATTGATCAGTTCTCCTACCCTGTCTACCGTTCTTTTCTCGAGTTCCTCTACACAGACACTGTAGATCTTCCTCCAGAGGATGCCATTG GACTGCTGGATTTGGCGACCTCATACTGTGAGAACAGGCTGAAGCGGCTGTGTCAGCACATTATAAAGAGGGGCATTACTGTAGAGAACGCCTTCTCCCTGCTCGCTGCTGCTGTCAGATATGATGCTGAG GACCTTGAGGAGTTCTGTTTCAAGTTTTGTGTAAACCACCTGACTGAGGTGACTCAGACTGCAGCATTCTGGCAGATTGATGGGAACATGCTGAAGGAGTTTATCTGCAGAGCCAGCCGCTGCGGAGCCTTCAAAAACTGA
- the rcbtb1 gene encoding RCC1 and BTB domain-containing protein 1 isoform X4: MAVDHMCFLLLRVFAWGYNNCGQVGSGSTANQPVPRKVSNCLNSKAVVSIACGQTSSMAVTENGEVYGWGYNGNGQLGLGNNGNQLTPCRLQGLQGVCILQIACGYAHSLALTDEGLLYAWGANTYGQLGIGNKSNQLSPVQVMAEKERIVEIASCHSTHTSAGKTQSGRVYMWGQCRGQAIVLPHHTHLSSTDDVFACFSTPAVMWRLLSTEHDDFLTVAQALKKEFDSPETSDLKFSVDGRFIHVHKAVLKIRCEHFRSMFQSHWNEDIKEVVEIDQFSYPVYRSFLEFLYTDTVDLPPEDAIGLLDLATSYCENRLKRLCQHIIKRGITVENAFSLLAAAVRYDAEDLEEFCFKFCVNHLTEVTQTAAFWQIDGNMLKEFICRASRCGAFKN; the protein is encoded by the exons ATGGCAGTGGACCACATGTGCTTCTTGCTTCTGAGG GTGTTTGCTTGGGGTTATAATAACTGTGGTCAGGTGGGTTCAGGCTCCACCGCCAACCAGCCAGTACCACGTAAGGTCTCCAACTGCCTCAATAGCAAAGCGGTAGTCAGCATTGCTTGTGGCCAGACCTCCTCCATGGCAGTGACAGAAAACGGTGAG GTGTATGGTTGGGGCTATAATGGTAATGGACAGCTTGGGTTGGGGAATAATGGTAATCAGCTGACACCATGCCGTCTACAGGGACTTCAGGGTGTCTGCATTCTACAG ATTGCCTGTGGTTACGCCCACTCGCTGGCACTAACAGACGAAGGGCTTTTATATGCCTGGGGAGCCAACACATATGGTCAGCTCGGTATAGGCAACAAGAGCAATCAGCTCAGTCCTGTTCAGGTCATGGCTGAAAAAGAGAG GATTGTAGAAATAGCATCGTGccactccacacacacctcGGCAGGAAAGACTCAGAGTGGCCGGGTTTACATGTGGGGTCAGTGCAGAGGTCAGGCCATTGTTttgccccaccacacacacctcagcagcactgatgatgtgtttgcCTGCTTTTCCACCCCTGCAGTCATGTGGAGGCTGCTGTCCACAG AGCATGATGACTTCTTAACTGTGGCCCAGGCTCTGAAGAAAGAGTTTGACAGTCCCGAGACCTCAGACCTCAAGTTTAGCGTAGACGGAAGATTTATTCATGTCCATAAAGCAGTTCTTAAAATCAG ATGTGAACACTTTCGCTCCATGTTCCAATCTCACTGGAATGAAGATATAAAAGAGGTGGTTGAAATTGATCAGTTCTCCTACCCTGTCTACCGTTCTTTTCTCGAGTTCCTCTACACAGACACTGTAGATCTTCCTCCAGAGGATGCCATTG GACTGCTGGATTTGGCGACCTCATACTGTGAGAACAGGCTGAAGCGGCTGTGTCAGCACATTATAAAGAGGGGCATTACTGTAGAGAACGCCTTCTCCCTGCTCGCTGCTGCTGTCAGATATGATGCTGAG GACCTTGAGGAGTTCTGTTTCAAGTTTTGTGTAAACCACCTGACTGAGGTGACTCAGACTGCAGCATTCTGGCAGATTGATGGGAACATGCTGAAGGAGTTTATCTGCAGAGCCAGCCGCTGCGGAGCCTTCAAAAACTGA